CTTGGCCGTGGCTCCGGTGAACTGCACGAAGTCGGCGCCAGGCTCACGGCGGCCAGAACGACGGCGGAGCACCGGCAAGCGCGATGGAGCTTTGGGATCGCCGACGAGCAATACGCGAGTGCAGACGAAACGGACATCACTGCGGACCACCCGGAGTCGACGCCGGCGGCTCTGCCATCGCCTCGAGCCAGGTGCGTATGATGGCGGCAACGCGCTCGTCGAGGTCGGCCACACCGGTATCGATGCGCTTCGCGTAAGGTTCGCGGAAGATGCGGTAGCCACGGAGCAGCGCCGAGAGCGCTACCTGCAGCGCCTCGAGATCGTGGGCACGATCGATGTCCCCGTCGATGACGTCCTGGCGCAGGCTACTGAGCGCCGCCTCGTATTGAGGCATCGGGTCGACGCTTTCGTCCCCGTCGATGACGAGCAGGGCGCGCAGTCGGCTGTCCTGAATCTTACTGGGCAACCGGAAGGCCCTAAGCCTCCGCTCGACGAAGGAGACGCCCCGCCTGTCGGCCAACAGAGTTTGGACCACCCCTTCGAAACGACGGGCAATCGCCGCCCGCAGCAACTCCCGTCTCGAGCCGAAGTAGTGATAGATGTTGCCACGATTGACCCCCGCACCGTCGGCGACCTCGCGGAGATTGAGACCCGACAGCACGCCGTTGCGCCGGATCAGGCCTAGGGCCGCATCGATGAGTCGACGCTCGGTTTCGGCGCGATTTTGCTTTGCCTTCGTCGCCATCAATCTCCTCTACTTCTCAAGCCTTCTTGCGAGATGACCGGCTATCGGTCATGGCTTGTGCGCAATTTAGCAAAATGATAATTCTTATCCAAATGCTAACTGCGTTCATCGAAGTGATCGAGAGACACGGGGCAAGGAACATGGTCGCGCGTTTGGGTTCACACGGAAGGATCCCGCCACTCACGCTGGCCGCCTGCGTCCTCGTCCTCGGCGGGGCTAGCCTGGCTCGGGGCCAGATCGAGGCTCCTTCGGGGTACCTGGAGACCATCGAGACTCCGACCGACGTCGGCGGCATGGCGGACGAGGCCGACGCCGGAGCGGCAGAGGTCGAGGCGGGAGATCGCTCGGGACTCTCGGGCCGGGCCCGAGGCCAGATCGAGGAGATCGTCGTTTCGGCGAGAAAGCGTGAGGAGCTCCTGGAGGAGACTCCTCTATCCGTGACCGCGCTCGACGAGTCCCTCCTGCGCGACGCGAACGTGACCCGAACCGACGAGATCCAGAACCTCGTCCCCAACATGACGATCACCGGCGGCCAGAACACGCTGCAGATCCGGATCCGCGGCGTCGGAACCGCGGCGGGAGGCCCGGCCTTCGAGCCCGGCGTCGGCATGTACGTCGAC
This region of Candidatus Binatia bacterium genomic DNA includes:
- a CDS encoding TetR/AcrR family transcriptional regulator, with product MATKAKQNRAETERRLIDAALGLIRRNGVLSGLNLREVADGAGVNRGNIYHYFGSRRELLRAAIARRFEGVVQTLLADRRGVSFVERRLRAFRLPSKIQDSRLRALLVIDGDESVDPMPQYEAALSSLRQDVIDGDIDRAHDLEALQVALSALLRGYRIFREPYAKRIDTGVADLDERVAAIIRTWLEAMAEPPASTPGGPQ